The Bosea sp. 685 DNA window CTATGCGCGGACCAAACCCGCCATCGCCAGGCTGCGCTACACGGCGGTGGTCAATGGCGACACCCGCGCCAATATCGCGATCGCTGGGGACGCCGACCTCGTCTATACGCTGAGCCCCACCGCGACGCCGCGGATCAATGCCGCCGGCCAGATGAAGGTCGAGAGCCTGACCATTCCGCGGATCCGCGCGCTGTTTTTCGACAGCGGATTGCCGCAATTCTCCGATGTTCGCGTCCGTCGTGCCATCGCCATGGCTGTCGATCGCGACGGCATCGCCAAGGCGATCCTGCGCGATCCGGATTCGAGCGCCTCGCAGCTGCTGCCGCCGATCATGACGGGCTGGCATCGCCAGGGTCTGCCCGCCATCGCCCATGATCCCGCGGCGGCGCGCAAGCTGCTCGACGAAGCCGGCTGGATCGCGGCAGGCGACGGCATCCGCGTCAAGGACGGCGTCCGGCTCGCGGCCAAGCTCCTGACGCTGGTCAACCGGCCGGAGCTGCCGGTCATGGCTTCAGCCATCCAGGCGCAACTGCGTGGGATCGGCATGGACGTCGCGATCGAGGTCGGTCCGGGCAACAGCGTTCCCGCCGCGATCAAGGACGGGACCATGCAGTTCACGCTGGTCTCGCGCACCTATGTCAATGTGCCCGAGCCGATCGCGACGATCATCCCCGATTTCGCGCGCGAGCGCTCGGTCTGGGGGACGGTGCGCTGGGATGGCCGGGATCAGGTCAAGGCCCTGGCGGACGCCTATCTCGCGAGCTTCGACGACGCCCGCAAGGACGAACTGCGGGGGCAGATCATCGCCCTGCTGCACGACCAGATGCCCGTCGTGCCGGTCTCCTGGACCGAGCACAGCGTCGCGGTCTCCGGGCGGATCAAGAATGTCGCGATCGACCCCTATGAGATGCGCTACCTCGTCGAACGGATGGCCTGGAAGTGAGGCCGGCGCTCACGCTGCTCGGGACGCGGGCCGTGCAGGCTGCGCTGACGGCCTGGCTGCTGGCGACGCTGTGCTTTGCCTTCGTCCATGCCTTGCCCGGCGACATGGCGCTTCGCGTCGCTGCGGCCCGCGTTGGCGATGAGCGGGTGACGGTCGAGACGACTGAGCGCATCCGCCGCGAGGAGGGGCTCGACCGGCCATTGGCCGTGCAATACGCCGCCTGGCTCGGCAGCATTGCGACCGGCGATCTCGGCCAGTCGCTGGTCTCGCGCCAGCCGTGCGGCAGGAGATCGCCTATCACGGCCGCTTCACGCTCGGCCTGGGCGCGCTCGGCTGGCTGGTCTCCTATCTCATCGCCCTGCCGCTCGGCATCGCCTGCGGTTTTGCGCCGGGAGGATGGCTCGACCGCGTAACGACGGGCATCGCGGTCGCGCTCGCCTCGCTGCCGAGCTTCCTCGTCGGCATCGGCTTGATCTCGGTCTTCGCGCTCAGCCTGCGCTGGTTGCCGCCGGCCGGCTACCGGACGGGCGCGCATATGGTCTTGCCGGCCTTGACGCTGGCGCTGGGCCTGGCGGCCTTCTCGGTCAGGATCATCCGCAACGCCGTGGTCGAGGTGCGCGGCGCTTTCTACATGACCTTCGCCCGGATCAGGGGGCGCTCGGCCGCATCGGCCTTCCGCCATCACGGCCTGCGCAATGCGGCGATCCCGGTCGCGACTTTTGCGGCGCTGCAATTCGCCTACATGGTCGATGGCTTCGTCGTGGTCGAGATGCTGTTCAACTATCCGGGGCTGGGCGAATTGCTGGTCAAGGCGCTGCTCGCCCGCGACGTGCCGGTGGTGATGGGCGCGGGGCTGGTGATCGGGCTGGTCTATGCGGGCGTCAACCTCCTAGCCGATCTCGCCTGCCTCGCGCTGGATCCGCGCCAGGCCGCGAGGGTTGCGGCATGAGCGGGCAGGCGGTTTCCGAACTCATCGACCCTCGTCCCGAGGAGCCGCGCAGTGGCGCCTCGAAGGATGATCCGGAGCCTGCCGGCGCAGTCTTCGAGACGCGTTCATTCCCAACGCTCCTCGGGATGAGGGCTGAGAAGGGAGATGGGCTGAAGGCCGGCCTCGCTTTGCCGTTTGTCCTGCTGGCTGTTGTAGCTGGGCTCGCTCTGTTTGGGCCATTGCTGTCGCCGCATGACCCCACAGTGCAGGATCTGCTGCATGCGCTCGAAGGACCCAGCCTGGCGCATCCGCTTGGCACGGATCATGTCGGGCGCGACGTATTCGCCCGCCTGGCGCATGGGGCGGGCCGCTCGCTGGGAATCGCGCTCGCCTGCGTCGGCGCTGCCACCGGTGTCGGCCTCGGGCTCGGCCTGATCGCCGCCTATGCCGGGCGCTGGAGCGACATGGCGATCATGCGTCTGGCCGATCTGATGCTGGCTTTTCCCGGCATCCTGCTGGCGCTGATGATCTCCGGATTTCTCGGCGGTGGCGTGCTGCCGATGCTGATCGGCATCAAATTGACGCTGTGGCCGCAATTTGCCCGGATGGCGCGCGCCATCGCGCAGGGCGAACTGAAGGAGCCACATGTCGAGGCGGCGCGACTGGCGGGCTTTCCGGCCCGCACCCTGTTGATCCGCCACGTCCTGCCCGCCGTGCTGCGCCAGACCACGACGCTGGCGACGCTGGGGCTGGGGGCCGCGATCATGTCGATCTCGGCGCTCGGCTTCCTGGGCTTAGGGTTGCAGCCGCCGACGCCGGAATGGGGCGCGATGATCAGCGAACTCCTGCCTTACATCTCCGAGGCGCCGGTGCAGATGGCGGCGCCTTGCCTGGCGATCTTCGTCTCCGTGCTCGGTGCGACCCTGCTTGGGCAGGCGCTGTCGGAGCCCGATTCCGGCCCGGAGACCGAACGATGAGCCCTCCGGCCCTGGTCATCCGCGGTCTCGCCATTCGCGACGGCCATGGCGCATCGGTGGTCGCGGGCGTCGATCTCGAGGTCGAGGCCGGCGGGACGCTGGTCCTGATCGGTGAGACCGGCAGCGGCAAGAGCCTGATCGCCCAGGCGGTGATGGGCCTCTTGCCGCAAGGCTTTGCGGCGAGCGGGACGATCGCGATCAATGGTCATGCTCCGGTCGATGCCGGGCAGGCCGGGCTCCTGCGGCTGTTCTGGTCGCGCGAGACCATGTTGCTGCCGCAGGAGCCGCGCGCCGCGCTCGACCCGACGATGCGCGTTGGCCGCCAGCTCTTCGAGAGGACGGGGCAGGGCGATGCCGTGGCGGCGCTGCAGGCCGTCGGGCTCGCGCCGGAGGTTGCGCAGGCCTATCCGCTGACGCTGTCGGGCGGCATGGCGCAGCGCGTGCTCGTCGCCTCCGTGCTGGTCGGGCGCGCGCCGCTGCTGATCGCCGACGAGCCGACCAAGGGGCTCGATCCCGAAAGGCTCGACCAGACGCGCGACCTCTTATTGTCTCTCCGGCAGGCCGGGCGCGCGCTCCTGGTGATCACGCATGACATCGGGCTGGCGCGCGCGCTCGGCGGATGGCTCGCGGTGCTGCGCGAAGGCCGCATCGTCGAGCAAGGCGAGAGCGAAGCCGTCTTTGCGGCGCCGCGCCAACCCTATACCCGCGCCTGGATCGAGGCCGATCCCTCGCGCTGGCGGCCGAGCCTGCGCTGCTGTGCGGTCGATGCTCCGGTGCTTGCCGGCCACGGCCTGCGCTTCGGCTTCCGGGGCCGGCCTGCCCTGCTCGAGGGGCTCGACATCCATGTCCCGCGCGGCGGCGTGCTCGCACTCACCGGCCCCAGCGGCTGCGGCAAGACCACGCTCGGCAATATCCTGCTCGGGCTGCAGGCGCCTGATGCCGGCGAGGTGAGCTGGGCCGGCGTCGACCCCTATCGCGATCGCGCGGCACTGAAACGCCTGCGTCGCCGCTACCAGAAGCTGCATCAGGATCCCGCCAGCGTCTTCCTGCCCGGCCGCAGCATTGGCCTGCAACTTGCCGACCTCACGGAGATCGCGCCCGATCTCGACCTCACCAGCGATCTGCCGCCCTTGCTCGAGCGGCTGCGGCTTGATCCGCGATTGCTGCGTCGCCGGCCAGGCGAAGTCTCGGGCGGCGAGGCGCAAAGGCTGGCGCTGGCGCGCATCCTGCTGATGAAGCCCGAGCTGATCGTGGCCGACGAGCCGACGTCGCGGCTCGATCCGCTGGTCCAGCGCGAGACGATCGCGCTGCTGCGGGAGGTCGTCGCGGGCGAGGGGGTTGGGCTCGTGCTGATCGGGCATGATCGGGCCCTGCTGGCGGCGACGGCCGACGATGTGATCACGATCGGGCGGTGAAATTTCGCAGCGCACCCCTTGTATTGTGCGTTGCAACATACAATGTGATGCCCAAGTTAGGGAAGACACGCCTCCTGGTTGGTAGCGCAGCGATTTCGCGCTGTTTCAGGAGATGACATTGGCAAGTTTCAAACAAGCCGGCGCTGTGACCGGCCATGGTGAAATCCGCCGGCTTTGGCCCACGGAACGCGACATTTTCACCGCCCATCTGCTCCGACTCGACGCGGTGACGCGGCGCGAGCGTTTCGGCACGGCCGTGAACGATGATTTCCTCGTCAACTACGCCGCCACGACCTTCGGCGTCGGCGGGCTGGTCTATGCTTATATCGAGGGGGGCGAGGTTCGCGGCGCGGCCGAATTGCGCGGGCTGGAGGATATCGTCGCCCAGACCGGCGAGGCCGCCTTCAGCGTCGAGAAGGCCTGGCGCCGGCGTGGGCTCGGCGAGCAATTGTTCAGCCGCCTGATCACGGCCGGGCGCAATCGCGGCATCCGCACGCTCTACATGACCTGCCTGCCGGAGAATGCGGCGATGCGCCGTCTCGCGCGCAAGTTCGAGGCGGATCTCGTCGGCGGCTACAACGATGTCGAGGGCTCGATCGCGACTGGCGGACCGACGCCCTTCACCATCCTCGACGAGGCCTTCGACAACGCCAAGGGCTTTGCCACGCTGGCGCTCTCGCTACAGCGCAAATTCTGGCCGCAGGCCCTGTTCGGACGCTCCTCGCGTGCCTGATCGGATCCGGCTCCAGCGCAACCCCGGGCTTGCCACGACAATGCCTCAGAATTCCAACGTCAGCAGACCGCGCCCTCGCGAGACGCAGGGCGCGATCCGATGACCTCGTTCCGAAAGCTGAATCACGGCATCGCGATGGATGACGTCTCCATCGCGATATCCACAGACGCATGACCCGCAGATTCCAGTGACGCAGGAAGACCGGATTGGAAGGCCCTTGGCCAGAAGGATATCAAGGAGAGACGATGAGGCTGGAACAGCGAGGATTTCTCCGGTGGATTCGAGACGCACGTTGAACGGCTCGGGCACGAAGTTCTCATCCAGGACGGATTGGAATTTTTCGACGTGGATCTGCTCTGCAGGCCAGCCGGCTTCCAGTGCGCCGGCAGTCATCGCTTCGAGAAGTCCGACGGGACCGCAGCCGTAGACATGAACCGCTTTCTGCGGAGGACCAAGCACTTGAGGATCGAAGCGTTGCCCCGCTGACGAGAACCAGGTCCGAAGCCGAGGGCCGCAGATATCATGCAACTCTTTCAGGAACGGAGCCTCGGTCTGTGACTTTGCGCAGTAGTGAAGCGAAAAATCCTGGTCTCGTGCGGCGAGCCAGCGGGCCATAGTCAGGATCGGCGTGATGCCGATGCCGCCTGCGACCAGGATGTGCCGCTCGGCGGTCTCGGCCAGCGGAAAATTGTTGCGGGGCGCCGAGACATGGGCGACCGCATCCTGGGCCAGATTATCATGGATCCAGAGCGACCCGCCCCGCCCCTTGCCCTCGCGCTTGACCGCGATGTCGTAGGCGGCTGTGTCCGAGGCATCGCCGCAGAGCGAATATTGGCGCACACGCCCGTCTGGAAGATGCAGGTCGACATGCGCACCCGGCGACCAGGGCGGCAGTTTCGGCCGCGTCGGGTGAACCAGCCGCACATGCACGACGTCAGTGGTGGTATTCACCACCGCGGCGACACGAAGCTTCATTATCAGCCTGGCGCTCATCGATCTCAGTCCAGGAGTTCGACGGAATCCCCGGGGCGGATCACACCATCGCATTCGATGCCGCAATTAAGGCCCGAGCGGTTATAGAGCGGAAGATAGACAGGCAAGCCGAGAAGCTCTTCCAGATATTTGCAGGGAAAATTCAGCCGCCCGCCGCGAAAGACCACCGCGCCGATGCGGAAACGCCGGCCGACCAGGTGATTGAGCGGGACGCCCCTGACCGTCAGATTCCGACGATGATCGGCCGGGGCAAGCTGTATCGGGCCGGCCTGCAGCGGCGGGTCATTTCGGCTCAGCGCGTCAAGTACCTCCTGCTCGATCAGCGTAACCTCGCGGATGTCGGACCGGTGCGAGTAGCTGCCATTGCCCTCGAAATAGCGGTCGCCGACGATGCCGCGCCCGGCGACGCAGTGCCCCTCGGGCAGCTCCTCCATCTCGTAGCTCGCCGCGGGTGCGACATGGATGTGGAGCAGCGTGCCGCGCCAGGCCGTTGCGCCGCCCTCGACCTCGCGCGCGATCCTTGCTGCCGCGTGATCGAAGGCAGCGATCCGATACGGCGCGCCCTTGTCCGTCGGGCTATCCAGCGCGATCGCGTCAGCATCTTCGGTGTTCATTGC harbors:
- a CDS encoding ABC transporter substrate-binding protein, whose product is MTSWGLTRRLLLAGAFVPLAAMPSLAQQGEPVLRVVAPWEYTSNDPADTGYILTRLGVAETLVQVEPEGQLVGGIAESWSVSEDKLSWRFKLRAGLSFHDGSPVTAQAVAASLKQSFIGESLSAVPLDSVSLDGADVVIRTRTPFSVLPAFLCDYASIVLAPSAYGTEGKVIKIVATGPYKLTAIDGKTTLELDRFEGYARTKPAIARLRYTAVVNGDTRANIAIAGDADLVYTLSPTATPRINAAGQMKVESLTIPRIRALFFDSGLPQFSDVRVRRAIAMAVDRDGIAKAILRDPDSSASQLLPPIMTGWHRQGLPAIAHDPAAARKLLDEAGWIAAGDGIRVKDGVRLAAKLLTLVNRPELPVMASAIQAQLRGIGMDVAIEVGPGNSVPAAIKDGTMQFTLVSRTYVNVPEPIATIIPDFARERSVWGTVRWDGRDQVKALADAYLASFDDARKDELRGQIIALLHDQMPVVPVSWTEHSVAVSGRIKNVAIDPYEMRYLVERMAWK
- a CDS encoding ABC transporter permease, whose translation is MACGFAPGGWLDRVTTGIAVALASLPSFLVGIGLISVFALSLRWLPPAGYRTGAHMVLPALTLALGLAAFSVRIIRNAVVEVRGAFYMTFARIRGRSAASAFRHHGLRNAAIPVATFAALQFAYMVDGFVVVEMLFNYPGLGELLVKALLARDVPVVMGAGLVIGLVYAGVNLLADLACLALDPRQAARVAA
- a CDS encoding ABC transporter permease, translating into MRAEKGDGLKAGLALPFVLLAVVAGLALFGPLLSPHDPTVQDLLHALEGPSLAHPLGTDHVGRDVFARLAHGAGRSLGIALACVGAATGVGLGLGLIAAYAGRWSDMAIMRLADLMLAFPGILLALMISGFLGGGVLPMLIGIKLTLWPQFARMARAIAQGELKEPHVEAARLAGFPARTLLIRHVLPAVLRQTTTLATLGLGAAIMSISALGFLGLGLQPPTPEWGAMISELLPYISEAPVQMAAPCLAIFVSVLGATLLGQALSEPDSGPETER
- a CDS encoding ABC transporter ATP-binding protein — encoded protein: MSPPALVIRGLAIRDGHGASVVAGVDLEVEAGGTLVLIGETGSGKSLIAQAVMGLLPQGFAASGTIAINGHAPVDAGQAGLLRLFWSRETMLLPQEPRAALDPTMRVGRQLFERTGQGDAVAALQAVGLAPEVAQAYPLTLSGGMAQRVLVASVLVGRAPLLIADEPTKGLDPERLDQTRDLLLSLRQAGRALLVITHDIGLARALGGWLAVLREGRIVEQGESEAVFAAPRQPYTRAWIEADPSRWRPSLRCCAVDAPVLAGHGLRFGFRGRPALLEGLDIHVPRGGVLALTGPSGCGKTTLGNILLGLQAPDAGEVSWAGVDPYRDRAALKRLRRRYQKLHQDPASVFLPGRSIGLQLADLTEIAPDLDLTSDLPPLLERLRLDPRLLRRRPGEVSGGEAQRLALARILLMKPELIVADEPTSRLDPLVQRETIALLREVVAGEGVGLVLIGHDRALLAATADDVITIGR
- a CDS encoding GNAT family N-acetyltransferase is translated as MASFKQAGAVTGHGEIRRLWPTERDIFTAHLLRLDAVTRRERFGTAVNDDFLVNYAATTFGVGGLVYAYIEGGEVRGAAELRGLEDIVAQTGEAAFSVEKAWRRRGLGEQLFSRLITAGRNRGIRTLYMTCLPENAAMRRLARKFEADLVGGYNDVEGSIATGGPTPFTILDEAFDNAKGFATLALSLQRKFWPQALFGRSSRA
- a CDS encoding PDR/VanB family oxidoreductase, which produces MSARLIMKLRVAAVVNTTTDVVHVRLVHPTRPKLPPWSPGAHVDLHLPDGRVRQYSLCGDASDTAAYDIAVKREGKGRGGSLWIHDNLAQDAVAHVSAPRNNFPLAETAERHILVAGGIGITPILTMARWLAARDQDFSLHYCAKSQTEAPFLKELHDICGPRLRTWFSSAGQRFDPQVLGPPQKAVHVYGCGPVGLLEAMTAGALEAGWPAEQIHVEKFQSVLDENFVPEPFNVRLESTGEILAVPASSSLLDILLAKGLPIRSSCVTGICGSCVCGYRDGDVIHRDAVIQLSERGHRIAPCVSRGRGLLTLEF
- a CDS encoding MOSC domain-containing protein — its product is MEELPEGHCVAGRGIVGDRYFEGNGSYSHRSDIREVTLIEQEVLDALSRNDPPLQAGPIQLAPADHRRNLTVRGVPLNHLVGRRFRIGAVVFRGGRLNFPCKYLEELLGLPVYLPLYNRSGLNCGIECDGVIRPGDSVELLD